The genomic window CCCGACTCATCCTTTGTAGTCTCTTTGGATAGCTCTTCGCTGAGCATATCCTCATAAACCCCTCTAGCATAGCTTTTGTCCGTAAGTCCACCATCTGTTATAGTCGACTGCATTTCTTTATAAACAATATCCATAAATATGGCCTCAAAATCCTTACACGCTTGCATCAAGCTCTCATCATCAGAACTATTTTTAGCACCCTCGAATTTATCTTGAATTTTATTCAGTTCTTGTCCTCTATCTGTTTGAAGTTTTGCTTGATTAATCATTTGATTGATATTAATTTCCATACTCCTCAGCTCCATCTATTTCATTATTTATATCTTCTCATTACCCTATTTGTATTCATTTTACCACAAGCAGAAGCATTTTTGTTCATTTTGGAGTTATATTTATTTATGTTTATTTCATTTTGAGAATTTTTAGAATTAATTGCGTATTCAATCACCTTACTTTTATATTTAAGTTATTTATGGTATATTAGTAAATGGAAGTAGACGGTTTAAATAATAAAACTAGGAGGAATGCTTATGCAAGAATATTTTGAAACCATAAATCATCTATATGATTTGCCCTTTAGTCTTTTCATATTCGATGGTCAATTTTACCACAAGCACTGGCATAAAGAAGTTGAGTTAATGCTGGTTCTAAATGGATCAGCTAACATAGATGTAAACGGCCAATATCGTAAATTACAAGATGGCGATATTCTAATTATAAATAGCTATGAATTACACGAAGTTGTAAATATCGAAAAAGGCGCCTTACTTCTAATACTTCAATTAAATCCACTATTTTTCGCAGGCTATTATCCTAAATTTCCAACACTCCATTTTGAATCTCAGTTACTACTACTCAATCATCAGCAAGTACTCTGTGAAGATCTCAAAAAAGATATGCTAGAACTATTTTACATAATAAATGGTAAAAAAGAAACATTTAGACTTCAAGCACTTAGAGTTACTATAATACTAGCCGAAAAACTAATAGCACTTTTCAGAGATGGTCAAATAGAAGAAGTAGAATCATCACCAGATAGACTTCAGCGTATTCTAAGCTATATACACAATCACTATAATGAGAAAATTTCATTAACTACGCTAGCAAATACCGAATCAATTTCACCATATTATTTATCTAAATTCTTCAAAAAAGAAATGGGAATGAACTTTAACCAATATATTACCGCAGTTCGTTTGTCAAAAGCTATGTGGAATCTACTTCACAGTGACAAAAGAATCGAAGATATAGCTAAAAAACACGGCTTTAGCACATCAAAATCATATATAACTAGTTTCAAATCGCTTTATAGATTGACTCCTCATCAATTTAGAAAAAATCATAATCCTGAAAACTATCTCCCAATAAATAAAAATTACCCGATACAGAAATCTATATTAGAATATATGGACGAACAAGTTTATTTATTATTAAAAAAACACATATAGAAATTTGATTTTATTCGTCAAATTTCTATATGTGTCAATAATCTATCTTCTTAAATTATTCACTATCTGTAGCATTTCATCAGAAGTTGTAATCGCCTTAGATGAAAGCTCATAAGCCCTTTGAGCTGTAATCATGTGAATCATCTCTTTCACAGGTTTTACATTAGACGCTTCTAAGTATTTAGATCTCAATCTAACATGCGTACCATCTTCTAAATCTTGAGCCGCACCAGAAGCTTCAGTACTCTTATAAAGGTTAAATCCTTCAGCTAACAATCCCTTAGGATTTATGAATTTTTTAAGTTCAAGCTGACCAATTTCAACTATTCTCTCATTTTCATCTATACCTGTTATGTTTCCCATTTCATCTATTGCATATTGATTTAAACCTCTAGGAATAGTCATAGCTGCGCCATTAGAATTTACTACATTGTATCCATCTGATGTGGTAAGATTTATCCCATCGCTCTTTACGCTCAATTTGAACGAACCATCTCTTGTGTATCTTCTATCTCCGTCTGGCAATTGAATCTCAAAAAATGCATTTTCTCCTAAAATAGCAACATCAAATACATTCCCTGTATCTTGAAGAGAACCCGCTTCATAATTTCTATTAGTAGCCGATGGCATAACACCATAACCAACCTCCAAATTAACAGGTCTACCTACATCGTCCCTCTTGTTATAGTTCTTAATCTCCTGATACATCAAATCTTTAAATTCAAGTTTTTCAGCTTTAAATCCAGTTGTATTAGTATTTGATAAGTTGTTCGAAATAACATCTATATTCAATTGTTGTGCTGACATACCAGTTGCAGCTGTCCACATCGATCTATTCATCTATGACGCCTCCTCTATACTACTAAACTTTCGCAATCTCGTTAACCGCTTTTCCTAAATTTTCATCAATCATTTTGACCACTTTTTGACTACTCTCATAATTTCTCATAAGACTAATCATCTCAACCATTGTTCTAACAGAATTAATATTTGATCCTTCTAAATAACCCTGCACAACCTTACCGTCATTTTTAATTTCTTTTGCATCTATTCCATCAAGCATTGTATATAGGTTATTTCCAATTTTTCTTACATCTTCTCTATTTTCTATGTCAACGACTTCTAATTGATCTACAACCTCACTATCAACTAGGATTTCACCGTACTCTGTAACCGTAAAATCTCCGTCGCCTAGAACAATTGAACCATACTTTCCTACGACATAATGCCCTTCTTGAGTTACTAGTTCTCCATTTTTATCAACTGAAAACGAACCATCTCTTGTATAATAATCTTTTCCATCTGCCGATCTAATCTTAAAAAATCCATTGCCCTTGATGGCTAAGTCGAAGCGGTTACCCGTATCTATAAAGCTTCCTTGCTCAAAATTAGTAACCACTTTATCTTGTCTAACCCCAGCATTTATAGTTCCTATAATATTTTGATCAACTATAGTGACTAAATTGCCTGCGTTTTGATCATTTACCAATAGATTTCCTTTATCATCAACGCTCAAAACATCATTTTCCGGATCTTGCAGTTGAATCCTATTGCCTGCGTTATCGATAACATAATTTTCTCCATTAGTTTTAATCTTGCCATCCATTTTATAATAGGTCTTGAGATAACCATCTTCATCGACCGTAAACTGAAGGTGTTTGCCATGACTCGTTCCTAATGGTGTCGAAACTCTCAAATAACCTCCATCAATATCAAGTTCATAAGTTTTGCCATTTTCTGTTACTGATTCTACAAAATTTATATTCTTAGGCGATTCAATAATACCCTCAAGAGGCATGGAATTATCCTTAATCTTCCTCATCAAAAGGTCTGGAAAAGATTCTGCTAGTACAGTATCCTTCTTATACGCAGTAGTATTGACATTGGCCATATTATTAGAAGCAACATCCATACGCCTTTGATTGTGGATCATACCAGTCGTAGCAATATAAAGCCCTCTTTCCATAAACTCGCCTTCTTTCCTATAATCTCACAATTATTATCGGCAAAACTGTCAAATATCTTTATTTTTTATCAAAAAAAATCCAAATTATAATAACCAAAAAAAGAGCCCTCTAAGCTCTTTAAAAGGAATTAAAAAATTTTCTCAGATTTCATCAACAACACATTCTCTCATTTCTCTATTGACGCTTTCTTTATACACTTCTAAATTCTCACATTTAACTTTCCAATTACCTCTAAAGCAAGTCTTTCTAATAGCTATTTTTAGAAGTTGTCATAAGCGCTGATTCATATTTTTCAAGGCTCTCAAGAGACATACCCGTTCCCTTGGCAACACATGAAATCGGTTCATCTGCTATCATAACAGGTATTCCCGTTCTATTGCTTATTAGTTTATCTAAACCATAGAGTAGTGAACCTCCTCCAGTCATTATCATACCTTTGTTACTTATATCAGCTGCTAATTCTGGTGGTGTACGCTCAAGTACTGCATGTACTGCATCCGCTATAGCTTCTATTGGCTCTTCTAGTGCGTGTAGCATCTCTGTCGATGATACTTTTATAGTTTTAGGAAGCCCTGATACTAAATTTCGTCCCCTAGCCTCCATGTATTTTTCTTTAATTCTAGGATAAGCCGTTCCGATTTCTATTTTTAACTGTTCTGCAGTTCTCTCACCTATCATTATATTGTGTTTTTTTCTCATATATCTTATTATGGCTTCATCAAACTTATCCCCAGCTATTTTTATGGATTTTGAAACTACTACACCACCTAGTGATATCACTGCTATATCTGTAGTTCCACCGCCC from Tissierellales bacterium includes these protein-coding regions:
- a CDS encoding flagellar hook-basal body protein, whose translation is MERGLYIATTGMIHNQRRMDVASNNMANVNTTAYKKDTVLAESFPDLLMRKIKDNSMPLEGIIESPKNINFVESVTENGKTYELDIDGGYLRVSTPLGTSHGKHLQFTVDEDGYLKTYYKMDGKIKTNGENYVIDNAGNRIQLQDPENDVLSVDDKGNLLVNDQNAGNLVTIVDQNIIGTINAGVRQDKVVTNFEQGSFIDTGNRFDLAIKGNGFFKIRSADGKDYYTRDGSFSVDKNGELVTQEGHYVVGKYGSIVLGDGDFTVTEYGEILVDSEVVDQLEVVDIENREDVRKIGNNLYTMLDGIDAKEIKNDGKVVQGYLEGSNINSVRTMVEMISLMRNYESSQKVVKMIDENLGKAVNEIAKV
- a CDS encoding rod-binding protein, with protein sequence MEININQMINQAKLQTDRGQELNKIQDKFEGAKNSSDDESLMQACKDFEAIFMDIVYKEMQSTITDGGLTDKSYARGVYEDMLSEELSKETTKDESGIGLAKMIYDSMKMR
- a CDS encoding AraC family transcriptional regulator — translated: MQEYFETINHLYDLPFSLFIFDGQFYHKHWHKEVELMLVLNGSANIDVNGQYRKLQDGDILIINSYELHEVVNIEKGALLLILQLNPLFFAGYYPKFPTLHFESQLLLLNHQQVLCEDLKKDMLELFYIINGKKETFRLQALRVTIILAEKLIALFRDGQIEEVESSPDRLQRILSYIHNHYNEKISLTTLANTESISPYYLSKFFKKEMGMNFNQYITAVRLSKAMWNLLHSDKRIEDIAKKHGFSTSKSYITSFKSLYRLTPHQFRKNHNPENYLPINKNYPIQKSILEYMDEQVYLLLKKHI
- the flgG gene encoding flagellar basal-body rod protein FlgG, with protein sequence MNRSMWTAATGMSAQQLNIDVISNNLSNTNTTGFKAEKLEFKDLMYQEIKNYNKRDDVGRPVNLEVGYGVMPSATNRNYEAGSLQDTGNVFDVAILGENAFFEIQLPDGDRRYTRDGSFKLSVKSDGINLTTSDGYNVVNSNGAAMTIPRGLNQYAIDEMGNITGIDENERIVEIGQLELKKFINPKGLLAEGFNLYKSTEASGAAQDLEDGTHVRLRSKYLEASNVKPVKEMIHMITAQRAYELSSKAITTSDEMLQIVNNLRR
- a CDS encoding rod shape-determining protein translates to MFRTDIGIDLGTASVLVYIKGKGIVLQEPSVVAIDRNTGRLLAVGEEARQMLGRTPGNIVAIRPLREGVISDYDITEKMLKHFIKKSLGKRLFKPRVIVCVPSGVTEVEKRAVIDASNQAGARKTYLIEEPIAAAIGADMDITKPDGNMVIDMGGGTTDIAVISLGGVVVSKSIKIAGDKFDEAIIRYMRKKHNIMIGERTAEQLKIEIGTAYPRIKEKYMEARGRNLVSGLPKTIKVSSTEMLHALEEPIEAIADAVHAVLERTPPELAADISNKGMIMTGGGSLLYGLDKLISNRTGIPVMIADEPISCVAKGTGMSLESLEKYESALMTTSKNSY